A single Callithrix jacchus isolate 240 chromosome 4, calJac240_pri, whole genome shotgun sequence DNA region contains:
- the FAM217A gene encoding protein FAM217A isoform X2, whose amino-acid sequence MAQVLVWNPVCSSSIQSRGNQPIENILPSHSGIFGRNSSLVSGCGQFLGKTESFAKRKRGKWGRTYPVIFSHLVLCRSLPPCMYLIKTPQTYEAPRESSYISAVLSRTEERASPSTTEEMLRLTQNLHHWNLDSEVPAPEHKSLAAGRIVQQNYLEIPVDQLMLEPNLSVHTQKSIQNSRQGVFQLWNCPLDERSTIENREFKKSSMETGFNVTNNRIRVFTPNHSLTSASVDKQVGPYPGLPGPLGVCWSYADGDFFKNRNEIHISSCSTIGNNDGETLPAPNWNLKHGNSSVEENLTDESDLSENEKANDTLLSYFEKMDLNLKPETIENVEEPFTEEPNEVFPYPDFLPPPFSTLDLHNLALSKSENWKATVEPAESSLEHLITRLLELERLQHMTIQKERPRLQTTLCTPAVTERPFSSKVTPKVRQPKPCDSLSLQIPCVDKSQEKRKNNSGSCKLEQNSLKWNWSNAGKHRWHSRPSSLKSSSTTKQLIATYDDKNPKSSILNPCQELSSKPTAGQTTQSPTAGQTTQSLVKRVSTRRLPSRSPMPVSPILLSFPENQKEIKAPKRNFGTKKKLYRQNIVLNRPFYIQKLNCWSPSFIAKDQCSPTDQK is encoded by the exons ATGGCCCAGGTATTGGTCTGGAACCCTGTGTGCTCATCCTCCATTCAAAGCAGAGGAAATCAGCCCATTGAAAATATCCTGCCAAGTCATTCAGGGATTTTTGGCAGAAACTCCAGTCTTGTGTCTGGATGTGGACAATTTCTGGGGAAAACTGAGAGCTTTGCTAAAAGGAAGAGGGGAAAGTGGGGGCGCACATATCCGGTGATATTTTCCCATCTAGTACTTTGTAGAAGCCTTCCTCCCTGTATGTACCTAATTAAGACTCCACAGACCTATGAGGCCCCAAGGGAGAGTAGTTACATCAGCGCGGTCCTCAGCAGAACCGAGGAAAGAGCTTCACCGTCCACAACTGAGGAAATGCTCAGATTAACACAG AACTTACATCACTGGAATTTGGATTCAGAAGTACCTGCTCCTGAACATAAAAGCCTCGCAGCTGGAAGGATAGTGCAGCAG AACTATTTGGAAATTCCAGTAGACCAACTGATGCTAGAACCTAATTTGTCGGTGCATACTCAAAAAAGCATACAG AATAGTAGGCAAGGGGTATTTCAATTATGGAACTGTCCTCTTGATGAAAGAAGTACCATAGAGAACAG ggaattcAAAAAATCTTCCATGGAAACTGGCTTTAATGTAACCAATAATCGTATAAGGGTCTTCACTCCGAATCACTCATTAACAAGTGCTTCAGTTGATAAGCAAGTTGGTCCTTACCCTGGACTGCCAGGGCCATTAGGTGTCTGCTGGTCTTATGCTGATGGAGACTTTTTTAAGAACAGAAATGAGATTCATATTAGTTCATGTTCAACTATAGGAAACAACGATGGTGAAACTTTACCTGCTCCAAATTGGAATTTGAAACATGGAAACAGCAGTGTGGAAGAAAATTTAACAGATGAAAGTGATTTAtcagaaaatgagaaagcaaatgaTACTTTACTCAGCTATTTTGAAAAGATGGACCTCAACTTGAAACCAGAAACAATAGAAAATGTTGAAGAACCTTTCACTGAGGAGCCAAATGAAGTATTTCCATATCCtgattttctccctcctcctttcagTACTCTAGACTTGCACAATTTAGCcctttcaaaatctgaaaattgGAAAGCGACAGTGGAACCTGCAGAAAGCTCTCTTGAACACTTGATAACTCGTTTACTGGAACTGGAAAGATTACAACATATGACTATCCAAAAAGAGAGGCCCAGACTACAAACTACTCTCTGTACTCCAGCAGTTACTGAACGACCCTTTTCCTCCAAAGTTACACCAAAAGTGAGACAGCCAAAACCCTGTGATTCTTTGAGTCTTCAGATACCTTGTGTGgataaaagtcaagaaaaaagaaaaaacaattctggttCTTGCAAGCTTGAGCAGAATTCTTTAAAATGGAATTGGAGCAATGCTGGCAAACACAGATGGCATTCTAGACCATCATCTCTAAAAAGTTCTTCCACCACAAAACAATTGATTGCAACTTATGATGATAAGAATCCCAAAAGTTCTATTTTAAATCCATGCCAAGAACTCTCATCCAAGCCTACTGCTGGCCAGACAACTCAATCGCCTACTGCTGGCCAGACAACTCAATCACTGGTTAAAAGGGTCTCCACAAGACGTCTGCCATCGAGGTCTCCAATGCCAGTTTCACCTATACTTCTGTCTTTTCCCGAAAATCAGAAGGAAATTAAGGCACCGAAGAGAAACTTTGGAACCAAAAAGAAACTTTACCGACAAAATATAGTGTTGAATAGACCATTCTATATTCAGAAGCTAAACTGTTGGTCGCCTTCCTTTATTGCTAAGGATCAGTGCTCACCCACTGACCAGAAATAA
- the FAM217A gene encoding protein FAM217A isoform X1 produces MAQVLVWNPVCSSSIQSRGNQPIENILPSHSGIFGRNSSLVSGCGQFLGKTESFAKRKRGKWGRTYPVIFSHLVLCRSLPPCMYLIKTPQTYEAPRESSYISAVLSRTEERASPSTTEEMLRLTQNLHHWNLDSEVPAPEHKSLAAGRIVQQVNYLEIPVDQLMLEPNLSVHTQKSIQNSRQGVFQLWNCPLDERSTIENREFKKSSMETGFNVTNNRIRVFTPNHSLTSASVDKQVGPYPGLPGPLGVCWSYADGDFFKNRNEIHISSCSTIGNNDGETLPAPNWNLKHGNSSVEENLTDESDLSENEKANDTLLSYFEKMDLNLKPETIENVEEPFTEEPNEVFPYPDFLPPPFSTLDLHNLALSKSENWKATVEPAESSLEHLITRLLELERLQHMTIQKERPRLQTTLCTPAVTERPFSSKVTPKVRQPKPCDSLSLQIPCVDKSQEKRKNNSGSCKLEQNSLKWNWSNAGKHRWHSRPSSLKSSSTTKQLIATYDDKNPKSSILNPCQELSSKPTAGQTTQSPTAGQTTQSLVKRVSTRRLPSRSPMPVSPILLSFPENQKEIKAPKRNFGTKKKLYRQNIVLNRPFYIQKLNCWSPSFIAKDQCSPTDQK; encoded by the exons ATGGCCCAGGTATTGGTCTGGAACCCTGTGTGCTCATCCTCCATTCAAAGCAGAGGAAATCAGCCCATTGAAAATATCCTGCCAAGTCATTCAGGGATTTTTGGCAGAAACTCCAGTCTTGTGTCTGGATGTGGACAATTTCTGGGGAAAACTGAGAGCTTTGCTAAAAGGAAGAGGGGAAAGTGGGGGCGCACATATCCGGTGATATTTTCCCATCTAGTACTTTGTAGAAGCCTTCCTCCCTGTATGTACCTAATTAAGACTCCACAGACCTATGAGGCCCCAAGGGAGAGTAGTTACATCAGCGCGGTCCTCAGCAGAACCGAGGAAAGAGCTTCACCGTCCACAACTGAGGAAATGCTCAGATTAACACAG AACTTACATCACTGGAATTTGGATTCAGAAGTACCTGCTCCTGAACATAAAAGCCTCGCAGCTGGAAGGATAGTGCAGCAGGTG AACTATTTGGAAATTCCAGTAGACCAACTGATGCTAGAACCTAATTTGTCGGTGCATACTCAAAAAAGCATACAG AATAGTAGGCAAGGGGTATTTCAATTATGGAACTGTCCTCTTGATGAAAGAAGTACCATAGAGAACAG ggaattcAAAAAATCTTCCATGGAAACTGGCTTTAATGTAACCAATAATCGTATAAGGGTCTTCACTCCGAATCACTCATTAACAAGTGCTTCAGTTGATAAGCAAGTTGGTCCTTACCCTGGACTGCCAGGGCCATTAGGTGTCTGCTGGTCTTATGCTGATGGAGACTTTTTTAAGAACAGAAATGAGATTCATATTAGTTCATGTTCAACTATAGGAAACAACGATGGTGAAACTTTACCTGCTCCAAATTGGAATTTGAAACATGGAAACAGCAGTGTGGAAGAAAATTTAACAGATGAAAGTGATTTAtcagaaaatgagaaagcaaatgaTACTTTACTCAGCTATTTTGAAAAGATGGACCTCAACTTGAAACCAGAAACAATAGAAAATGTTGAAGAACCTTTCACTGAGGAGCCAAATGAAGTATTTCCATATCCtgattttctccctcctcctttcagTACTCTAGACTTGCACAATTTAGCcctttcaaaatctgaaaattgGAAAGCGACAGTGGAACCTGCAGAAAGCTCTCTTGAACACTTGATAACTCGTTTACTGGAACTGGAAAGATTACAACATATGACTATCCAAAAAGAGAGGCCCAGACTACAAACTACTCTCTGTACTCCAGCAGTTACTGAACGACCCTTTTCCTCCAAAGTTACACCAAAAGTGAGACAGCCAAAACCCTGTGATTCTTTGAGTCTTCAGATACCTTGTGTGgataaaagtcaagaaaaaagaaaaaacaattctggttCTTGCAAGCTTGAGCAGAATTCTTTAAAATGGAATTGGAGCAATGCTGGCAAACACAGATGGCATTCTAGACCATCATCTCTAAAAAGTTCTTCCACCACAAAACAATTGATTGCAACTTATGATGATAAGAATCCCAAAAGTTCTATTTTAAATCCATGCCAAGAACTCTCATCCAAGCCTACTGCTGGCCAGACAACTCAATCGCCTACTGCTGGCCAGACAACTCAATCACTGGTTAAAAGGGTCTCCACAAGACGTCTGCCATCGAGGTCTCCAATGCCAGTTTCACCTATACTTCTGTCTTTTCCCGAAAATCAGAAGGAAATTAAGGCACCGAAGAGAAACTTTGGAACCAAAAAGAAACTTTACCGACAAAATATAGTGTTGAATAGACCATTCTATATTCAGAAGCTAAACTGTTGGTCGCCTTCCTTTATTGCTAAGGATCAGTGCTCACCCACTGACCAGAAATAA
- the FAM217A gene encoding protein FAM217A isoform X5: MGRRNENCGNSLRVSNVSHENLHHWNLDSEVPAPEHKSLAAGRIVQQVNYLEIPVDQLMLEPNLSVHTQKSIQNSRQGVFQLWNCPLDERSTIENREFKKSSMETGFNVTNNRIRVFTPNHSLTSASVDKQVGPYPGLPGPLGVCWSYADGDFFKNRNEIHISSCSTIGNNDGETLPAPNWNLKHGNSSVEENLTDESDLSENEKANDTLLSYFEKMDLNLKPETIENVEEPFTEEPNEVFPYPDFLPPPFSTLDLHNLALSKSENWKATVEPAESSLEHLITRLLELERLQHMTIQKERPRLQTTLCTPAVTERPFSSKVTPKVRQPKPCDSLSLQIPCVDKSQEKRKNNSGSCKLEQNSLKWNWSNAGKHRWHSRPSSLKSSSTTKQLIATYDDKNPKSSILNPCQELSSKPTAGQTTQSPTAGQTTQSLVKRVSTRRLPSRSPMPVSPILLSFPENQKEIKAPKRNFGTKKKLYRQNIVLNRPFYIQKLNCWSPSFIAKDQCSPTDQK, translated from the exons ATGGGAAGAAGAAATGAGAACTGTGGCAACAGCCTACGTGTGTCAAACGTCTCTCACGAG AACTTACATCACTGGAATTTGGATTCAGAAGTACCTGCTCCTGAACATAAAAGCCTCGCAGCTGGAAGGATAGTGCAGCAGGTG AACTATTTGGAAATTCCAGTAGACCAACTGATGCTAGAACCTAATTTGTCGGTGCATACTCAAAAAAGCATACAG AATAGTAGGCAAGGGGTATTTCAATTATGGAACTGTCCTCTTGATGAAAGAAGTACCATAGAGAACAG ggaattcAAAAAATCTTCCATGGAAACTGGCTTTAATGTAACCAATAATCGTATAAGGGTCTTCACTCCGAATCACTCATTAACAAGTGCTTCAGTTGATAAGCAAGTTGGTCCTTACCCTGGACTGCCAGGGCCATTAGGTGTCTGCTGGTCTTATGCTGATGGAGACTTTTTTAAGAACAGAAATGAGATTCATATTAGTTCATGTTCAACTATAGGAAACAACGATGGTGAAACTTTACCTGCTCCAAATTGGAATTTGAAACATGGAAACAGCAGTGTGGAAGAAAATTTAACAGATGAAAGTGATTTAtcagaaaatgagaaagcaaatgaTACTTTACTCAGCTATTTTGAAAAGATGGACCTCAACTTGAAACCAGAAACAATAGAAAATGTTGAAGAACCTTTCACTGAGGAGCCAAATGAAGTATTTCCATATCCtgattttctccctcctcctttcagTACTCTAGACTTGCACAATTTAGCcctttcaaaatctgaaaattgGAAAGCGACAGTGGAACCTGCAGAAAGCTCTCTTGAACACTTGATAACTCGTTTACTGGAACTGGAAAGATTACAACATATGACTATCCAAAAAGAGAGGCCCAGACTACAAACTACTCTCTGTACTCCAGCAGTTACTGAACGACCCTTTTCCTCCAAAGTTACACCAAAAGTGAGACAGCCAAAACCCTGTGATTCTTTGAGTCTTCAGATACCTTGTGTGgataaaagtcaagaaaaaagaaaaaacaattctggttCTTGCAAGCTTGAGCAGAATTCTTTAAAATGGAATTGGAGCAATGCTGGCAAACACAGATGGCATTCTAGACCATCATCTCTAAAAAGTTCTTCCACCACAAAACAATTGATTGCAACTTATGATGATAAGAATCCCAAAAGTTCTATTTTAAATCCATGCCAAGAACTCTCATCCAAGCCTACTGCTGGCCAGACAACTCAATCGCCTACTGCTGGCCAGACAACTCAATCACTGGTTAAAAGGGTCTCCACAAGACGTCTGCCATCGAGGTCTCCAATGCCAGTTTCACCTATACTTCTGTCTTTTCCCGAAAATCAGAAGGAAATTAAGGCACCGAAGAGAAACTTTGGAACCAAAAAGAAACTTTACCGACAAAATATAGTGTTGAATAGACCATTCTATATTCAGAAGCTAAACTGTTGGTCGCCTTCCTTTATTGCTAAGGATCAGTGCTCACCCACTGACCAGAAATAA
- the FAM217A gene encoding protein FAM217A isoform X3, whose protein sequence is MFSNVRREIISKFFKDSILKKVFHSQQMRCEGSNDQKGDPCYTFPGTRKILRKQRSSYSKMGRRNENCGNSLRVSNVSHENLHHWNLDSEVPAPEHKSLAAGRIVQQVNYLEIPVDQLMLEPNLSVHTQKSIQNSRQGVFQLWNCPLDERSTIENREFKKSSMETGFNVTNNRIRVFTPNHSLTSASVDKQVGPYPGLPGPLGVCWSYADGDFFKNRNEIHISSCSTIGNNDGETLPAPNWNLKHGNSSVEENLTDESDLSENEKANDTLLSYFEKMDLNLKPETIENVEEPFTEEPNEVFPYPDFLPPPFSTLDLHNLALSKSENWKATVEPAESSLEHLITRLLELERLQHMTIQKERPRLQTTLCTPAVTERPFSSKVTPKVRQPKPCDSLSLQIPCVDKSQEKRKNNSGSCKLEQNSLKWNWSNAGKHRWHSRPSSLKSSSTTKQLIATYDDKNPKSSILNPCQELSSKPTAGQTTQSPTAGQTTQSLVKRVSTRRLPSRSPMPVSPILLSFPENQKEIKAPKRNFGTKKKLYRQNIVLNRPFYIQKLNCWSPSFIAKDQCSPTDQK, encoded by the exons ATGTTCAGTAATGTTCGAAGAGAGATTATCTCCAAGTTTTTTAAGGACAGCATTCTAAAGAAAGTGTTCCATTCACAGCAAATGAGGTGTGAGGGGTCTAACGACCAGAAAGGGGATCCATGCTATACCTTTCCTGGCACCAGAAA GATTTTAAGGAAACAGAGGAGCAGCTACAGCAAAATGGGAAGAAGAAATGAGAACTGTGGCAACAGCCTACGTGTGTCAAACGTCTCTCACGAG AACTTACATCACTGGAATTTGGATTCAGAAGTACCTGCTCCTGAACATAAAAGCCTCGCAGCTGGAAGGATAGTGCAGCAGGTG AACTATTTGGAAATTCCAGTAGACCAACTGATGCTAGAACCTAATTTGTCGGTGCATACTCAAAAAAGCATACAG AATAGTAGGCAAGGGGTATTTCAATTATGGAACTGTCCTCTTGATGAAAGAAGTACCATAGAGAACAG ggaattcAAAAAATCTTCCATGGAAACTGGCTTTAATGTAACCAATAATCGTATAAGGGTCTTCACTCCGAATCACTCATTAACAAGTGCTTCAGTTGATAAGCAAGTTGGTCCTTACCCTGGACTGCCAGGGCCATTAGGTGTCTGCTGGTCTTATGCTGATGGAGACTTTTTTAAGAACAGAAATGAGATTCATATTAGTTCATGTTCAACTATAGGAAACAACGATGGTGAAACTTTACCTGCTCCAAATTGGAATTTGAAACATGGAAACAGCAGTGTGGAAGAAAATTTAACAGATGAAAGTGATTTAtcagaaaatgagaaagcaaatgaTACTTTACTCAGCTATTTTGAAAAGATGGACCTCAACTTGAAACCAGAAACAATAGAAAATGTTGAAGAACCTTTCACTGAGGAGCCAAATGAAGTATTTCCATATCCtgattttctccctcctcctttcagTACTCTAGACTTGCACAATTTAGCcctttcaaaatctgaaaattgGAAAGCGACAGTGGAACCTGCAGAAAGCTCTCTTGAACACTTGATAACTCGTTTACTGGAACTGGAAAGATTACAACATATGACTATCCAAAAAGAGAGGCCCAGACTACAAACTACTCTCTGTACTCCAGCAGTTACTGAACGACCCTTTTCCTCCAAAGTTACACCAAAAGTGAGACAGCCAAAACCCTGTGATTCTTTGAGTCTTCAGATACCTTGTGTGgataaaagtcaagaaaaaagaaaaaacaattctggttCTTGCAAGCTTGAGCAGAATTCTTTAAAATGGAATTGGAGCAATGCTGGCAAACACAGATGGCATTCTAGACCATCATCTCTAAAAAGTTCTTCCACCACAAAACAATTGATTGCAACTTATGATGATAAGAATCCCAAAAGTTCTATTTTAAATCCATGCCAAGAACTCTCATCCAAGCCTACTGCTGGCCAGACAACTCAATCGCCTACTGCTGGCCAGACAACTCAATCACTGGTTAAAAGGGTCTCCACAAGACGTCTGCCATCGAGGTCTCCAATGCCAGTTTCACCTATACTTCTGTCTTTTCCCGAAAATCAGAAGGAAATTAAGGCACCGAAGAGAAACTTTGGAACCAAAAAGAAACTTTACCGACAAAATATAGTGTTGAATAGACCATTCTATATTCAGAAGCTAAACTGTTGGTCGCCTTCCTTTATTGCTAAGGATCAGTGCTCACCCACTGACCAGAAATAA
- the FAM217A gene encoding protein FAM217A isoform X4, which yields MFSNVRREIISKFFKDSILKKVFHSQQMRCEGSNDQKGDPCYTFPGTRKILRKQRSSYSKMGRRNENCGNSLRVSNVSHENLHHWNLDSEVPAPEHKSLAAGRIVQQNYLEIPVDQLMLEPNLSVHTQKSIQNSRQGVFQLWNCPLDERSTIENREFKKSSMETGFNVTNNRIRVFTPNHSLTSASVDKQVGPYPGLPGPLGVCWSYADGDFFKNRNEIHISSCSTIGNNDGETLPAPNWNLKHGNSSVEENLTDESDLSENEKANDTLLSYFEKMDLNLKPETIENVEEPFTEEPNEVFPYPDFLPPPFSTLDLHNLALSKSENWKATVEPAESSLEHLITRLLELERLQHMTIQKERPRLQTTLCTPAVTERPFSSKVTPKVRQPKPCDSLSLQIPCVDKSQEKRKNNSGSCKLEQNSLKWNWSNAGKHRWHSRPSSLKSSSTTKQLIATYDDKNPKSSILNPCQELSSKPTAGQTTQSPTAGQTTQSLVKRVSTRRLPSRSPMPVSPILLSFPENQKEIKAPKRNFGTKKKLYRQNIVLNRPFYIQKLNCWSPSFIAKDQCSPTDQK from the exons ATGTTCAGTAATGTTCGAAGAGAGATTATCTCCAAGTTTTTTAAGGACAGCATTCTAAAGAAAGTGTTCCATTCACAGCAAATGAGGTGTGAGGGGTCTAACGACCAGAAAGGGGATCCATGCTATACCTTTCCTGGCACCAGAAA GATTTTAAGGAAACAGAGGAGCAGCTACAGCAAAATGGGAAGAAGAAATGAGAACTGTGGCAACAGCCTACGTGTGTCAAACGTCTCTCACGAG AACTTACATCACTGGAATTTGGATTCAGAAGTACCTGCTCCTGAACATAAAAGCCTCGCAGCTGGAAGGATAGTGCAGCAG AACTATTTGGAAATTCCAGTAGACCAACTGATGCTAGAACCTAATTTGTCGGTGCATACTCAAAAAAGCATACAG AATAGTAGGCAAGGGGTATTTCAATTATGGAACTGTCCTCTTGATGAAAGAAGTACCATAGAGAACAG ggaattcAAAAAATCTTCCATGGAAACTGGCTTTAATGTAACCAATAATCGTATAAGGGTCTTCACTCCGAATCACTCATTAACAAGTGCTTCAGTTGATAAGCAAGTTGGTCCTTACCCTGGACTGCCAGGGCCATTAGGTGTCTGCTGGTCTTATGCTGATGGAGACTTTTTTAAGAACAGAAATGAGATTCATATTAGTTCATGTTCAACTATAGGAAACAACGATGGTGAAACTTTACCTGCTCCAAATTGGAATTTGAAACATGGAAACAGCAGTGTGGAAGAAAATTTAACAGATGAAAGTGATTTAtcagaaaatgagaaagcaaatgaTACTTTACTCAGCTATTTTGAAAAGATGGACCTCAACTTGAAACCAGAAACAATAGAAAATGTTGAAGAACCTTTCACTGAGGAGCCAAATGAAGTATTTCCATATCCtgattttctccctcctcctttcagTACTCTAGACTTGCACAATTTAGCcctttcaaaatctgaaaattgGAAAGCGACAGTGGAACCTGCAGAAAGCTCTCTTGAACACTTGATAACTCGTTTACTGGAACTGGAAAGATTACAACATATGACTATCCAAAAAGAGAGGCCCAGACTACAAACTACTCTCTGTACTCCAGCAGTTACTGAACGACCCTTTTCCTCCAAAGTTACACCAAAAGTGAGACAGCCAAAACCCTGTGATTCTTTGAGTCTTCAGATACCTTGTGTGgataaaagtcaagaaaaaagaaaaaacaattctggttCTTGCAAGCTTGAGCAGAATTCTTTAAAATGGAATTGGAGCAATGCTGGCAAACACAGATGGCATTCTAGACCATCATCTCTAAAAAGTTCTTCCACCACAAAACAATTGATTGCAACTTATGATGATAAGAATCCCAAAAGTTCTATTTTAAATCCATGCCAAGAACTCTCATCCAAGCCTACTGCTGGCCAGACAACTCAATCGCCTACTGCTGGCCAGACAACTCAATCACTGGTTAAAAGGGTCTCCACAAGACGTCTGCCATCGAGGTCTCCAATGCCAGTTTCACCTATACTTCTGTCTTTTCCCGAAAATCAGAAGGAAATTAAGGCACCGAAGAGAAACTTTGGAACCAAAAAGAAACTTTACCGACAAAATATAGTGTTGAATAGACCATTCTATATTCAGAAGCTAAACTGTTGGTCGCCTTCCTTTATTGCTAAGGATCAGTGCTCACCCACTGACCAGAAATAA
- the FAM217A gene encoding protein FAM217A isoform X6 encodes MLEPNLSVHTQKSIQNSRQGVFQLWNCPLDERSTIENREFKKSSMETGFNVTNNRIRVFTPNHSLTSASVDKQVGPYPGLPGPLGVCWSYADGDFFKNRNEIHISSCSTIGNNDGETLPAPNWNLKHGNSSVEENLTDESDLSENEKANDTLLSYFEKMDLNLKPETIENVEEPFTEEPNEVFPYPDFLPPPFSTLDLHNLALSKSENWKATVEPAESSLEHLITRLLELERLQHMTIQKERPRLQTTLCTPAVTERPFSSKVTPKVRQPKPCDSLSLQIPCVDKSQEKRKNNSGSCKLEQNSLKWNWSNAGKHRWHSRPSSLKSSSTTKQLIATYDDKNPKSSILNPCQELSSKPTAGQTTQSPTAGQTTQSLVKRVSTRRLPSRSPMPVSPILLSFPENQKEIKAPKRNFGTKKKLYRQNIVLNRPFYIQKLNCWSPSFIAKDQCSPTDQK; translated from the exons ATGCTAGAACCTAATTTGTCGGTGCATACTCAAAAAAGCATACAG AATAGTAGGCAAGGGGTATTTCAATTATGGAACTGTCCTCTTGATGAAAGAAGTACCATAGAGAACAG ggaattcAAAAAATCTTCCATGGAAACTGGCTTTAATGTAACCAATAATCGTATAAGGGTCTTCACTCCGAATCACTCATTAACAAGTGCTTCAGTTGATAAGCAAGTTGGTCCTTACCCTGGACTGCCAGGGCCATTAGGTGTCTGCTGGTCTTATGCTGATGGAGACTTTTTTAAGAACAGAAATGAGATTCATATTAGTTCATGTTCAACTATAGGAAACAACGATGGTGAAACTTTACCTGCTCCAAATTGGAATTTGAAACATGGAAACAGCAGTGTGGAAGAAAATTTAACAGATGAAAGTGATTTAtcagaaaatgagaaagcaaatgaTACTTTACTCAGCTATTTTGAAAAGATGGACCTCAACTTGAAACCAGAAACAATAGAAAATGTTGAAGAACCTTTCACTGAGGAGCCAAATGAAGTATTTCCATATCCtgattttctccctcctcctttcagTACTCTAGACTTGCACAATTTAGCcctttcaaaatctgaaaattgGAAAGCGACAGTGGAACCTGCAGAAAGCTCTCTTGAACACTTGATAACTCGTTTACTGGAACTGGAAAGATTACAACATATGACTATCCAAAAAGAGAGGCCCAGACTACAAACTACTCTCTGTACTCCAGCAGTTACTGAACGACCCTTTTCCTCCAAAGTTACACCAAAAGTGAGACAGCCAAAACCCTGTGATTCTTTGAGTCTTCAGATACCTTGTGTGgataaaagtcaagaaaaaagaaaaaacaattctggttCTTGCAAGCTTGAGCAGAATTCTTTAAAATGGAATTGGAGCAATGCTGGCAAACACAGATGGCATTCTAGACCATCATCTCTAAAAAGTTCTTCCACCACAAAACAATTGATTGCAACTTATGATGATAAGAATCCCAAAAGTTCTATTTTAAATCCATGCCAAGAACTCTCATCCAAGCCTACTGCTGGCCAGACAACTCAATCGCCTACTGCTGGCCAGACAACTCAATCACTGGTTAAAAGGGTCTCCACAAGACGTCTGCCATCGAGGTCTCCAATGCCAGTTTCACCTATACTTCTGTCTTTTCCCGAAAATCAGAAGGAAATTAAGGCACCGAAGAGAAACTTTGGAACCAAAAAGAAACTTTACCGACAAAATATAGTGTTGAATAGACCATTCTATATTCAGAAGCTAAACTGTTGGTCGCCTTCCTTTATTGCTAAGGATCAGTGCTCACCCACTGACCAGAAATAA